A part of Streptomyces sp. NBC_00557 genomic DNA contains:
- a CDS encoding CHAT domain-containing tetratricopeptide repeat protein translates to MTENGPADRLAALIGAGTLDEAEQLVRHHGELTDHASMDLLREWEERAVDAQDRQTADVLSFHARLLYRCRVVGVAETFGEIRGHPTGVTDTWETALAATAAFEDGGSGTERALAEEAWRRVLELVPYDADRVSPQARTAALDGLARLLFSRLMTDTEPDGPTLDEVVALWRQAVREAADPAEAAGYRTNLGAALARRYELNGDLQDLAEAVEAFTAASRTPSAEALTRAGAFTGLGNVLIALFEAKQTAADADAAVHALQQAVDLVPEGDPARAEFVNNLGLGLLNRYEAAGAFEDLDRAVAALESVVDAFDEDAPQRPGALANLANARLQAYESGADAADLERAVDAVEQALSHRELTPAERPGCLNTYAGCLFARHTRSGDLDDLDLAIDVGEQAVEATPATAPERAIYLDTLASARRERFLRTGDPTELRRAVGHAEQAVGMTGADATERARRLATLAGCLATTHDGERIRPDLLDTIVARSQEAFDLTPDHSPQWWLHASNLAAGLLDRYETRRDPADLDRACHHYERAIAAVRPRSPELAALSYNLAVGLRLRHDRGSHIRDLRRAVEALRRAARIGLVHSPQVALLAARTLGDWTAEWEAWDESACAYAIGLKAMHQLVRAQTTRAQRETWLREARRLPARAAFAMVSAGRVPQAAAGFEHGRALVLSEVLERERVDLSRLRAQGHEDLADRYQLAAQRVTALERAAPGDSRHPFTGPAAPRRRDAHDAARKELDQAITAIRATGGFSGFLRNTDSHSPARPPDGPAVVYLVTAPVGGQAVIIGDDLRTVPLPALTEAAVASRASDFLAAQATRSASAAVWETCLDDVTRWLWDAAMAPVLTALDGYEHAVLVAAGELNLLPLHAAWRPASTASGRWYAVDQMLLTYAPNARALDVARRLAAEADPTSLLMVDAVGSQSTADLPAISHEVNAALGCFRHHRRLTGPDCSLPDVLAAMTEHHVLHFACHGLAHLDHPLDSALLLAQGELTLRDVLEQRLTSVRVAVLSACESALSGTVLPDEAVGLPTGLSEAGAAGVVGSLWRVPDITTTLLVSRFYQSWRQEGLEPAQALRRAQIWVRDSTNGDKAHRFPDIPEVTRPGMPALHRRFWQKARPHTGPAHWAAFTYTGM, encoded by the coding sequence ATGACGGAGAACGGCCCGGCCGACCGGCTCGCCGCCCTCATCGGCGCCGGCACCCTCGACGAGGCGGAGCAACTGGTACGGCACCACGGCGAGTTGACCGACCACGCGAGCATGGACCTGCTGCGGGAGTGGGAGGAGCGGGCGGTCGACGCCCAGGACCGGCAGACCGCTGATGTCCTCTCCTTCCACGCGCGGCTGCTGTACCGCTGCCGTGTCGTCGGCGTGGCCGAGACCTTCGGGGAAATCCGGGGACACCCCACGGGAGTCACCGACACCTGGGAGACCGCCCTCGCCGCCACTGCCGCCTTTGAGGACGGCGGTAGCGGGACCGAACGGGCACTTGCCGAGGAGGCATGGCGGCGCGTCCTGGAGCTGGTGCCGTACGACGCCGACCGTGTCTCCCCGCAGGCGCGCACGGCTGCCCTGGACGGACTGGCCCGTCTGCTGTTCTCCCGTCTGATGACGGACACCGAGCCGGACGGACCCACGCTCGACGAGGTGGTGGCGCTGTGGCGCCAGGCTGTCCGTGAGGCCGCCGATCCCGCGGAGGCCGCCGGTTACCGCACCAACCTGGGCGCGGCCCTGGCACGCCGCTACGAGCTGAACGGCGACCTCCAAGACCTGGCGGAGGCGGTCGAGGCCTTCACCGCCGCCTCGCGGACCCCCTCGGCCGAGGCCCTCACCCGGGCCGGCGCGTTCACCGGGCTGGGAAACGTGCTGATCGCCCTGTTCGAGGCCAAGCAGACCGCTGCCGACGCGGACGCCGCGGTGCATGCCCTGCAACAGGCCGTGGACCTCGTTCCCGAGGGCGATCCGGCGCGGGCCGAGTTCGTCAACAACCTTGGCCTCGGCCTGCTCAACCGTTACGAGGCAGCCGGCGCGTTCGAGGACCTCGACCGCGCGGTGGCGGCCCTGGAGAGCGTGGTGGACGCCTTCGACGAGGACGCCCCGCAACGGCCCGGTGCACTGGCCAACCTCGCCAACGCCCGCCTCCAGGCGTACGAGAGCGGTGCCGACGCGGCCGACCTGGAGCGCGCCGTCGACGCCGTGGAGCAGGCGCTGTCCCACCGGGAACTCACCCCCGCCGAACGGCCGGGGTGTCTCAACACCTACGCGGGCTGCCTGTTCGCCCGGCACACCCGCAGCGGCGACCTCGACGACCTCGACCTGGCGATCGACGTCGGCGAACAGGCGGTCGAGGCCACCCCTGCCACCGCACCCGAGCGGGCCATCTACCTGGACACTTTGGCCTCGGCCCGACGGGAGCGCTTCCTGCGCACCGGCGACCCCACGGAGCTGCGCCGTGCCGTCGGGCACGCCGAGCAGGCGGTGGGAATGACCGGCGCCGACGCCACCGAACGAGCCCGCCGCCTGGCAACGCTCGCCGGCTGCCTGGCGACCACACACGACGGGGAACGCATCCGACCGGACCTGCTGGACACCATCGTGGCTCGTTCCCAGGAGGCGTTCGACCTCACCCCGGACCACTCCCCGCAGTGGTGGCTCCACGCAAGCAACCTGGCCGCCGGTCTGCTCGACCGCTACGAGACGCGCCGGGACCCGGCAGACCTCGATCGCGCATGTCACCACTACGAACGGGCGATCGCCGCGGTCCGGCCGCGCAGCCCCGAGCTGGCCGCCCTCTCGTACAACCTGGCGGTCGGCCTCCGGTTGCGCCACGACCGCGGCTCCCACATCCGGGACCTGCGCCGGGCCGTGGAGGCGCTGCGCCGCGCCGCTCGGATCGGACTCGTCCACAGCCCCCAGGTCGCGCTGCTCGCCGCCCGTACCCTGGGGGACTGGACCGCCGAATGGGAGGCGTGGGACGAGTCCGCCTGCGCGTACGCCATCGGGCTGAAGGCCATGCACCAGCTGGTGCGCGCGCAGACCACCCGGGCCCAGCGCGAGACCTGGCTGCGCGAGGCACGGCGGCTTCCGGCCCGAGCGGCCTTCGCCATGGTCAGTGCCGGGCGGGTGCCCCAGGCCGCTGCCGGCTTCGAACACGGCCGGGCGCTGGTCCTCTCCGAAGTCCTGGAACGCGAACGCGTCGACCTGTCCCGTCTGCGCGCCCAGGGACACGAAGACCTCGCCGACCGCTACCAGTTGGCCGCGCAACGCGTCACCGCCCTCGAACGAGCCGCTCCCGGCGACTCGCGCCACCCGTTCACCGGGCCGGCAGCACCTCGCAGACGGGACGCCCATGACGCGGCGCGGAAGGAACTGGACCAGGCGATCACCGCGATCCGTGCGACCGGCGGCTTCTCCGGTTTTCTGCGGAATACGGACTCCCATAGTCCGGCCCGGCCCCCGGACGGTCCGGCCGTGGTCTACCTGGTGACCGCTCCGGTCGGCGGTCAAGCCGTCATCATCGGCGATGATCTCCGCACGGTCCCACTGCCTGCGCTCACGGAGGCCGCCGTCGCGTCCAGGGCCAGCGACTTCCTGGCCGCCCAGGCCACGCGCTCGGCGTCGGCCGCCGTGTGGGAGACCTGCCTGGACGACGTCACGCGATGGCTCTGGGACGCGGCCATGGCACCCGTGCTGACGGCGCTCGACGGGTACGAGCACGCCGTTCTCGTGGCCGCCGGCGAACTGAACCTGCTGCCGCTGCACGCCGCCTGGCGGCCCGCGTCCACGGCGAGCGGCCGCTGGTACGCCGTGGATCAGATGCTCCTCACCTACGCGCCCAACGCGCGAGCCCTCGACGTGGCCCGCCGACTCGCCGCCGAGGCCGATCCGACGAGCTTGCTGATGGTCGACGCCGTCGGGTCCCAGTCGACCGCGGATCTGCCTGCGATCAGCCATGAGGTGAACGCGGCCCTCGGCTGCTTCCGCCACCACCGGCGACTGACCGGCCCCGACTGCTCCTTACCCGACGTCCTGGCCGCGATGACGGAGCATCACGTCCTGCACTTCGCCTGCCACGGCCTCGCCCACCTCGATCATCCGCTCGACAGTGCACTGCTCCTGGCACAGGGCGAACTGACCCTGCGTGACGTGCTGGAACAGCGCCTCACGTCGGTGAGGGTCGCCGTGCTGTCCGCGTGCGAGAGCGCGCTGTCGGGCACCGTCCTGCCTGACGAGGCCGTGGGACTGCCGACCGGCCTGAGCGAGGCCGGCGCAGCGGGGGTGGTCGGCAGCCTGTGGCGTGTACCCGATATCACCACCACCCTCCTCGTCTCCCGCTTCTACCAGAGCTGGCGGCAGGAGGGACTGGAGCCCGCGCAGGCACTGCGCCGGGCCCAGATCTGGGTGCGCGACAGCACGAACGGCGACAAGGCGCACCGCTTCCCGGACATTCCGGAGGTGACCAGGCCGGGGATGCCCGCACTGCACCGCCGCTTCTGGCAGAAGGCCCGGCCCCACACCGGCCCCGCCCACTGGGCCGCGTTCACCTACACCGGCATGTGA
- a CDS encoding CHAT domain-containing protein, with protein sequence MPLRHSSEAAHSGKPVDSAWDELGDAIRKLTFARGWDDVRRAFDQHPELLSDTGVELLEYLAEGLRKEGNPAGTRLYGQYLDLLVLARHTGVEAAIAEMSGDDLPAELRSALAPLSQAPTAADDPPGHIARIRHALESASPDSAPKVWRSLQAMLGDALLDDRTGDRAQNVEDALAALQASLSRQSRTARPILWAITMNDMARAHMERVRGNAEENASHARATFRQALDIFTGNPRPRIIAVDTERTLLLLATGTDAELRRAIDILRRLLNHLHGIFPVDSVVDLPRLARCVREVRLSQADEDDADDAGHADHEGHEHDEHDEHLVVDVPNGSMRFDPARERVAVGVWLLAEYGRTGHGDTLRLALRHAEETARSTDASSTWRGEVLALLGNALWSYHDRVRDPRARAQAMDAHRQAAAVLPPDSPLVADCLTTLAEGLYQQHVESGDREDLDEAIALADRATALLPPDSPLRPGFLLRLSNYRRARHFADGDLRDLEAGLAALRSAEELTPPDAAGRLTVLCKLSAALTVRYERLGDLADLDDAIARGREALGHTPEPSPVRAAVLGELSSALQGRYEATSRPADLDHAIEAAREALTLTPATVPERARSLFRLGHALNARYDLAQRPDDLTESVTLIEQAVALSPPGTDFRDAALGALSMVMRDRYFRDGDLADLARSVEVARAALALSPPGTPGRWLHLTGLGVALRQQYTRSGALSDLDEAIAQWREALEDDSPDEALPVALSGLAVALFDRHRHTGDRAHLQEAIGLARKGLDFVPPSSASYPNATHLLARALRDSFLSAGDPADLDEAATLLRGGIEADQGSVHGRMFLPSSLARVLTCRYEVDVVGHAADRDEARALFRRAVTAGLVMCPDLARADSMAWGRWAARREAWSEAAEAYGYGLRAMEQLFRAQLTRATKESRLRDAQGLAVAAAHALARTGDATGAAVALERGRALLLSEALERGRVGLEQLSATGHADLVERYRRGSAALAALERQTLASADGSGPAPAHHVPAHDPEVTDALRAARAELEAAITAIRRVDGYERFLDPPRFDDIRAAATTPLVYLAAAERTGFALLVTGDHVEVRWLPSLTEESLRARVESYLRAYGARASDPIAWENRLDEVTRWLWDAVMEPVVATLAPAGRAVLVPAGLLGLVPLHAAWREDASAPTGRRYALDDLLLTCVPNARARVAAAERAATVSQEGLLAVEDPHPVSARPLLAAGPEVREALGHFTRTCSLGGDRATLTAVRDALGDYPVLHFACHGFAKVDQPLASGLLLAGDEPLTLRDLLRGSPLDARLAVLSACETAVPGVDLPDEVVSLPTGLLQAGAAGVVGSLWAVSDLSTMVLMARFYALWRSDGLDPPEALRRAQQWVRDTPNGVKRDMCPGIGELSGDHVPAGAKPLWERARAHRSPSCWAAFVYVGE encoded by the coding sequence GTGCCACTTCGCCACAGTTCCGAGGCCGCTCACAGCGGGAAACCGGTCGATTCGGCCTGGGACGAGTTGGGCGACGCGATACGGAAGCTGACGTTCGCCCGAGGCTGGGACGACGTCCGGCGCGCGTTCGACCAGCACCCCGAACTGCTGAGTGACACCGGTGTGGAACTCCTCGAGTATCTGGCCGAAGGGCTGCGGAAGGAGGGAAACCCCGCCGGGACGCGCCTCTACGGCCAGTACCTCGACCTCTTGGTGCTGGCCCGCCACACCGGCGTCGAGGCCGCGATCGCCGAGATGAGTGGCGACGACCTCCCCGCCGAACTGCGGTCTGCCCTTGCCCCTTTGTCCCAGGCGCCCACGGCCGCCGACGACCCGCCCGGGCATATCGCGCGCATCCGGCATGCCCTGGAGTCGGCCTCGCCGGACAGCGCGCCGAAGGTCTGGCGCTCGCTGCAGGCGATGCTCGGTGACGCCCTGCTCGACGACCGCACGGGCGATCGCGCCCAGAACGTCGAGGACGCGCTCGCGGCGCTCCAGGCGTCCCTGTCCCGGCAGTCGAGGACCGCCCGGCCGATCCTGTGGGCCATCACGATGAACGACATGGCGAGGGCGCACATGGAGCGGGTGCGGGGTAACGCGGAGGAGAACGCCTCGCACGCGCGCGCCACCTTCCGGCAGGCCCTCGACATCTTCACCGGTAACCCGAGGCCACGGATCATCGCGGTCGACACGGAGCGAACCCTCCTGCTGCTGGCGACCGGCACGGACGCCGAGCTGCGCCGAGCGATCGACATCCTCCGCCGCCTGCTCAACCACCTGCACGGCATCTTCCCGGTCGACAGCGTGGTCGATCTTCCCCGGCTGGCGCGATGCGTCCGAGAGGTACGTCTGTCGCAGGCCGACGAGGACGACGCGGACGATGCGGGCCACGCGGACCATGAGGGCCACGAGCACGACGAGCACGACGAGCACCTCGTGGTGGACGTGCCGAACGGTTCTATGCGGTTCGATCCGGCGCGGGAGCGCGTGGCCGTCGGCGTGTGGCTGCTGGCCGAGTACGGGCGGACCGGCCACGGCGACACTCTCCGGCTCGCGCTGCGCCATGCCGAGGAGACGGCACGGTCCACCGACGCGTCCTCGACATGGCGGGGAGAGGTCCTCGCCCTGCTCGGCAACGCCTTGTGGAGCTACCACGACCGGGTCCGGGATCCGCGGGCCCGCGCCCAGGCCATGGACGCGCACCGGCAGGCCGCGGCCGTGTTGCCGCCCGACTCCCCTCTTGTCGCCGACTGTCTGACCACGCTCGCCGAGGGCCTCTACCAGCAACACGTGGAGAGCGGTGACCGGGAAGACCTGGACGAGGCGATCGCACTGGCCGACCGGGCCACCGCCCTCCTCCCGCCCGACTCACCACTACGCCCGGGGTTCCTCCTGCGGCTGAGCAACTACCGGCGGGCCCGGCACTTCGCCGACGGCGACCTGCGTGACCTGGAGGCCGGCCTGGCGGCACTGCGGTCGGCCGAGGAGCTGACACCGCCCGACGCCGCCGGCCGGCTCACGGTGCTGTGCAAACTGTCCGCGGCGCTGACCGTACGGTACGAGCGACTGGGCGACCTCGCCGACCTGGACGACGCCATCGCCCGTGGCCGCGAGGCGCTCGGCCACACGCCGGAACCGTCCCCCGTCCGCGCCGCTGTGCTCGGAGAGCTGTCCTCCGCGTTGCAGGGCCGTTACGAGGCCACCAGTCGGCCGGCCGACCTCGACCACGCCATCGAGGCCGCCCGCGAGGCCCTGACCCTCACCCCCGCCACGGTCCCGGAGCGCGCGCGGTCCCTGTTTCGGCTGGGCCACGCACTGAACGCCCGCTACGACCTGGCACAACGGCCTGACGACCTCACCGAGAGCGTCACGCTCATCGAGCAGGCCGTGGCGCTCTCCCCGCCCGGGACGGACTTCCGGGATGCGGCGTTGGGCGCGCTCAGCATGGTCATGCGCGACCGCTACTTCCGCGACGGCGACCTCGCCGATCTCGCCCGGTCCGTCGAAGTGGCCCGCGCCGCACTAGCCCTCTCACCACCCGGCACTCCCGGCCGATGGCTGCACCTGACGGGCCTCGGTGTCGCGCTGCGCCAGCAGTACACCCGTAGCGGCGCGCTGTCCGACCTGGACGAGGCGATCGCGCAGTGGCGGGAGGCACTCGAGGACGACTCCCCTGACGAGGCTCTCCCAGTGGCTCTCAGCGGTCTCGCCGTCGCCCTCTTCGACCGTCATCGGCACACCGGTGACCGGGCACACCTCCAGGAAGCGATCGGGCTGGCCCGCAAGGGACTGGACTTCGTCCCACCGTCGTCGGCGTCCTATCCCAACGCCACCCACCTCCTGGCTCGCGCGTTGCGGGACAGCTTCCTGAGCGCGGGCGACCCCGCAGATCTCGACGAGGCCGCGACACTGTTGCGCGGTGGCATCGAGGCGGACCAGGGCAGCGTGCACGGCCGGATGTTCCTGCCCAGCAGTCTGGCGCGTGTGCTGACCTGCCGGTACGAGGTCGACGTGGTGGGCCACGCGGCCGACCGGGACGAGGCGCGAGCGCTGTTCCGCCGGGCCGTGACCGCCGGGCTGGTCATGTGTCCGGACCTCGCCCGCGCCGACAGCATGGCGTGGGGCAGGTGGGCCGCCCGGCGGGAAGCCTGGAGCGAGGCGGCGGAAGCGTACGGCTACGGCCTGCGGGCGATGGAGCAGTTGTTCCGGGCGCAGCTCACCCGCGCGACGAAGGAGTCGCGGCTGCGTGATGCGCAGGGACTAGCGGTGGCCGCCGCCCATGCGCTGGCAAGGACCGGTGACGCGACCGGGGCGGCGGTGGCGCTCGAACGCGGCCGGGCCCTGCTCCTCTCCGAGGCGCTCGAACGTGGCCGGGTCGGGCTGGAACAGCTCAGCGCCACCGGTCACGCGGACCTCGTCGAACGCTACCGGCGTGGCAGTGCGGCCCTGGCGGCACTGGAGCGCCAGACGCTCGCCTCGGCAGACGGGTCAGGCCCGGCGCCGGCGCACCACGTACCGGCTCATGATCCCGAAGTCACCGACGCATTGCGCGCCGCCCGAGCCGAACTGGAGGCCGCCATCACCGCCATCCGGCGGGTCGACGGCTACGAAAGGTTCCTCGACCCGCCGCGCTTCGACGACATTCGGGCGGCCGCGACGACCCCGCTCGTCTACCTGGCGGCGGCGGAACGGACCGGATTCGCCCTGCTCGTCACCGGCGACCACGTCGAGGTGCGCTGGTTGCCGTCGCTGACCGAGGAGTCACTGCGCGCCCGGGTGGAGTCGTATCTGAGGGCGTACGGTGCGCGAGCGAGCGATCCCATCGCTTGGGAGAACCGTCTGGACGAGGTCACGCGATGGCTCTGGGACGCCGTCATGGAGCCCGTCGTCGCGACCCTGGCGCCCGCCGGCCGGGCGGTGCTGGTGCCCGCGGGCCTGCTCGGCCTGGTCCCGCTGCACGCCGCCTGGCGCGAGGACGCGTCGGCGCCGACCGGGCGCCGGTACGCACTCGACGATCTGCTGCTGACCTGCGTACCCAACGCGCGCGCCCGCGTCGCCGCTGCGGAGCGGGCCGCCACCGTCAGCCAGGAGGGGCTGCTGGCGGTGGAGGACCCCCATCCGGTGTCCGCGCGGCCGCTGCTGGCTGCCGGCCCTGAAGTGCGGGAGGCTCTCGGCCACTTCACCCGCACGTGCAGTCTCGGCGGTGACCGGGCCACCCTGACGGCCGTCCGGGACGCGCTCGGCGACTACCCTGTACTCCACTTCGCCTGCCATGGTTTCGCCAAGGTCGACCAGCCCTTGGCCAGCGGGCTCCTGCTCGCCGGCGACGAGCCGCTGACCCTTCGCGACCTGCTGAGGGGCAGCCCGCTCGACGCCCGGCTGGCCGTCTTGTCGGCCTGCGAGACCGCTGTGCCCGGCGTCGATCTGCCCGACGAGGTCGTGAGCCTGCCCACCGGGCTGCTCCAGGCCGGTGCGGCGGGTGTCGTCGGATCGCTGTGGGCCGTCTCCGACCTGAGCACGATGGTGCTGATGGCCCGCTTCTACGCCTTGTGGCGCTCGGACGGGCTGGATCCGCCGGAAGCACTGCGACGGGCGCAGCAATGGGTCCGCGACACGCCGAACGGCGTGAAGCGCGACATGTGCCCCGGCATCGGGGAACTGAGCGGCGACCATGTGCCGGCCGGAGCCAAGCCCCTGTGGGAGCGGGCGCGGGCGCACCGTTCGCCGTCCTGCTGGGCCGCGTTCGTGTACGTGGGCGAGTGA
- a CDS encoding ATP-binding SpoIIE family protein phosphatase, whose product MDPSDVENADPAGAFRGATSVSGAGPGGRPPAFDGLAAAVLDDRGTVVGWTGTAQDLTGFCADEVHGRPVRELVADLPHGAHRAAHVPATGRVRLRHQCGNTIDVTFRTTRVSGSADFLVLAAPTPHVAGHRHGAALLRALSAQNRITIALHDTDLTTVQTNAMPDTPDGRPIQPGARLSDVLCAGDAETIEAVLRQVLETGVPVIHRNQRVSWRHRPWRRHALSLSAFRLEDARGHPTGVAALYIDDTDQLRARRQLDLAHAVAERVGGSLDAVRTAQDLADALVPTFGDLAAVDLAEAVFDGDEPAERLGGGDPHRRNAALAPATADWPPGIQRGNLVPSLSDHPLLRRFQHGETVVYDRDDYIALIGGPHPAEQFLPHDVQAVMVAPLHARGLTLGAIVVWRTGPSEPFTEDEVDLMRQIASRGALAIDNARRYTREHRAAMALQQRLLPPATTDTPAAETAGVYLPTDRGGGTSGDWYDAIPLPALRLALVAGDVIGRGIPASATMGRLRAAIQTLADLELEPDELLTRLADLVQRLAAEAPPGDHDAMGATCLYAVYDPVTRRCAMASAGHPPPVLVRPDGSAEAVDILPGPPLAVCGMPYETTTIDVEPGSVLALYTDGLVQQATHDVCDGLQRLTGALATSCRPDRALEETGRTLLDNLVDEAPRDDATLLLARTRAVPANDTARWRIPADPAAVSDAREWATRQLTAWGLDDLLFPTELIVSELVTNAIRYGRPPAELRLIRHHVLVCEVTDSNTAQPRLRRARTTDEGGRGLFLVAQLAERWGCRHGQNHKTIWSEQPITRAH is encoded by the coding sequence ATGGACCCATCGGATGTTGAAAACGCCGACCCGGCAGGCGCCTTTCGAGGTGCGACGAGCGTCTCCGGCGCCGGCCCCGGCGGCCGGCCGCCCGCCTTCGACGGTCTGGCCGCGGCCGTGCTCGACGATCGGGGCACGGTGGTGGGGTGGACCGGCACAGCACAGGACCTGACCGGGTTCTGCGCCGACGAGGTCCACGGCCGCCCCGTGCGGGAGCTCGTGGCCGACCTCCCGCACGGGGCGCACAGGGCCGCACACGTGCCGGCGACCGGCCGGGTACGACTGCGTCACCAGTGCGGCAACACGATCGACGTCACATTCCGGACCACACGGGTGAGCGGCTCGGCGGACTTCCTCGTGCTCGCAGCCCCCACTCCTCACGTCGCCGGCCACCGGCACGGCGCAGCCCTCCTGCGCGCACTGTCCGCACAGAACCGGATCACGATCGCCCTGCACGACACGGATCTCACCACCGTGCAGACGAACGCCATGCCGGACACTCCCGACGGCCGTCCCATACAGCCCGGCGCCCGACTGAGCGACGTGCTGTGCGCCGGGGACGCCGAGACCATCGAGGCGGTACTGCGGCAGGTGCTCGAGACGGGCGTCCCGGTGATCCACAGGAACCAGCGAGTGAGCTGGCGACACCGTCCGTGGCGGCGGCACGCGCTGTCGCTGTCCGCCTTCCGGCTGGAGGACGCGCGAGGACACCCCACAGGAGTCGCAGCCCTGTACATAGACGACACCGACCAACTGCGTGCCCGCCGACAGCTGGATCTTGCCCACGCGGTCGCCGAGCGGGTGGGGGGCTCCCTGGATGCCGTGCGGACCGCCCAGGATCTCGCGGACGCCCTTGTACCCACCTTCGGTGATCTCGCGGCAGTCGACCTTGCGGAAGCCGTCTTCGACGGTGACGAACCCGCCGAGCGGCTGGGCGGAGGAGATCCGCATCGACGCAACGCGGCCCTGGCGCCGGCCACCGCGGACTGGCCGCCCGGCATCCAGCGCGGCAACCTCGTCCCGTCCCTGTCCGACCACCCCCTCCTGCGCCGCTTCCAGCACGGCGAGACGGTCGTCTACGACCGGGACGACTACATCGCCCTGATCGGCGGCCCACATCCGGCCGAGCAGTTCCTCCCGCACGACGTCCAGGCGGTGATGGTGGCACCGCTGCACGCCCGCGGCCTCACCCTCGGAGCGATCGTGGTCTGGCGCACCGGTCCGTCCGAACCGTTCACCGAGGACGAGGTGGATCTCATGAGGCAGATCGCCTCACGGGGAGCACTCGCCATCGACAACGCCCGCCGCTACACGCGCGAGCACAGAGCGGCCATGGCCCTGCAGCAAAGACTCCTTCCCCCGGCCACGACCGACACTCCGGCAGCCGAGACCGCCGGCGTCTACCTGCCCACAGACCGTGGGGGCGGCACCAGCGGCGACTGGTACGACGCCATACCCCTGCCCGCTCTCCGGCTGGCCCTCGTCGCTGGAGACGTGATCGGCCGCGGCATACCCGCCAGTGCCACCATGGGCCGTCTGCGCGCTGCCATCCAGACCCTCGCCGACCTCGAACTGGAGCCGGACGAGTTGCTCACGCGCCTCGCTGACCTGGTCCAGCGCCTCGCGGCGGAAGCACCCCCTGGCGACCATGACGCCATGGGCGCCACCTGTCTGTACGCGGTCTACGACCCGGTCACCCGACGCTGCGCCATGGCCAGTGCCGGGCACCCGCCGCCCGTGCTCGTGCGGCCCGACGGGAGTGCCGAAGCCGTCGACATACTCCCGGGGCCGCCCCTCGCCGTCTGCGGCATGCCGTACGAGACAACCACGATCGACGTCGAGCCGGGCAGCGTCCTCGCGCTCTACACCGACGGCCTGGTCCAGCAAGCCACACACGACGTCTGCGACGGGCTCCAGCGGCTGACCGGTGCCCTCGCCACCTCCTGCCGCCCGGACCGCGCGCTGGAGGAGACCGGCAGGACCCTCCTCGACAATCTGGTGGACGAAGCACCACGTGACGACGCGACCCTGCTGCTGGCACGCACCCGCGCCGTACCCGCCAACGACACCGCTCGCTGGCGGATACCGGCTGATCCGGCTGCCGTCTCGGACGCCCGGGAATGGGCGACCCGCCAGCTCACCGCATGGGGGTTGGACGACCTCCTCTTCCCCACCGAGCTCATCGTCAGCGAACTGGTCACCAACGCGATCCGCTACGGTCGTCCGCCGGCGGAGCTGCGACTGATCCGGCACCACGTTCTGGTCTGCGAGGTCACCGACTCCAACACCGCCCAACCCCGTCTGCGCCGCGCTCGCACCACCGACGAGGGTGGACGCGGACTGTTCCTCGTCGCCCAACTCGCCGAGCGCTGGGGCTGCCGCCACGGCCAGAACCACAAGACCATCTGGTCCGAACAGCCGATCACGCGCGCCCACTGA